Proteins encoded by one window of Musa acuminata AAA Group cultivar baxijiao chromosome BXJ2-9, Cavendish_Baxijiao_AAA, whole genome shotgun sequence:
- the LOC135583602 gene encoding isoamylase 3, chloroplastic-like isoform X2 — MVKPGNVFGHSVEESLVEEKVTPMLGTDVPLKYSPGMAFPLGASEAENGINFAIFSRHASCVTLCLSNFGREKSQEICDGMVEIALDPEKNKTGDVWHICVEGLSRSGILYGYRIDGPHEREQGHGFDNSIVLLDPYAKLVSGRKWFGDVANKMSKFLGTYDFESMPFDWGPDYKLPNIPETDLVIYEMNVRAFTADESSELDPEVRGSYLGVIEKIPHLLELGINAVELLPVFEFDELEFQRYPNPRDHMINTWGYSTLNFFAPMNRYASAGGGPLVASHEFKQMVKALHNAGIEVILDVVYNHTNEANDRHPYTSSFRGVDNKVYYMLDPDNGAKYLNFSGCGNTLNCNHPVVMELILDSLRHWVNEYHVDGFRFDLASILCRGTDGSPLNSPPLAKAIAKDAVLSRCKIIAEPWDCGGLYLVGNFPNWDRWAEWNGKYRDDIRRFMKGDCGMKGTFATRISGSADLYQVNKRKPYHSINFVIAHDGFTLCDLVSYNFKHNDANGEGGKDGSNDNFSWNCGVEGETDDVDIIGLRSRQMKNFHLALMISQGTPMMLMGDEYGHTRYGNNNSYGHDTSINHFQWKQLEERRGGHFRFFCEMIKFRCKHPMLRQDRFLTKNDVAWHEDNWSNQESKFLAFTLHDDQFGGDIYLAFNAHDYYVKAAVPSPPHKKRWHRVVDTNLESPKDFVPEGVPFSNTSYNIASYSAVLLEAKP; from the exons GGAAAAGAGTCAGGAAATATGTGATGGGATGGTTGAGATTGCACTGGATCCTGAGAAGAATAAAACTGGGGATGTGTGGCACATTTGTGTTGAG GGTTTATCAAGATCTGGCATTCTTTATGGATACCGAATTGATGGCCCTCATGAAAGGGAACAAGGGCATGGTTTTGACAACAGCATTGTTCTTCTTGACCCCTATGCAAAACTTGTTTCTGGTAGGAAATGGTTTGGGGATGTTGCAAATAAGATGTCCAAGTTTCTTGGAACTTATGACTTTGAAAGCATGCCTTTTGACTGGGGTCCTGATTACAAGCTGCCTAATATACCTGAG ACAGATCTTGTGATATACGAAATGAATGTTCGGGCATTTACAGCTGATGAATCAAGTGAATTGGATCCAGAAGTTCGTGGCAGCTATCTTGGTGTTATTGAAAAA ATCCCACATTTATTGGAACTTGGAATCAATGCTGTGGAGCTCTTGCCAGTTTTTGAGTTTGATGAACTCGAATTTCAGAGGTACCCAAATCCCAGAGATCACATG ATTAACACCTGGGGCTACTCCACCTTAAACTTTTTTGCCCCCATGAACCGATATGCTAGTGCTGGTGGTGGACCGTTGGTTGCTTCTCATGAGTTCAAACAGATGGTGAAAGCTTTGCACAATGCTGGCATTGAG GTCATTTTGGATGTTGTCTATAACCATACTAATGAAGCTAACGATCGTCATCCTTATACTTCTTCCTTTCGTGGTGTTGACAATAAG GTTTATTACATGTTGGATCCCGATAATGGTGCTAAGTACTTGAATTTTTCAGGCTGTG GAAATACATTAAACTGCAATCACCCTGTCGTCATGGAACTTATTCTTGACAGTTTAAGACATTG GGTTAACGAGTACCATGTCGATGGATTCCGGTTTGACCTTGCAAGTATTCTTTGCCGAGGGACCGATGGTTCTCCTCTTAATTCACCTCCATTAGCCAAG GCAATTGCTAAAGATGCTGTACTTTCAAGGTGTAAGATAATTGCTGAACCATGGGACTGTGGAGGACTTTATCTTGTGGGAAATTTTCCAAATTGGGACCG gtgggccgaatggaatggaaAGTACCGTGATGATATTCGAAGATTCATGAAG GGTGATTGTGGTATGAAAGGGACCTTTGCAACTCGTATATCTGGATCTGCTGACCTCTACCAG GTGAACAAGCGCAAACCCTACCACAGTATCAATTTTGTGATAGCACATGATGGGTTTACACTGTGTGATCTTGTTTCTTACAATTTCAAG CATAATGATGCTAACGGGGAAGGTGGCAAAGATGGAAGCAATGACAATTTTAGCTGGAATTGTGGTGTTGAAG gAGAAACGGATGATGTTGATATTATAGGTCTTCGCTCACGGCAAATGAAGAACTTCCATTTGGCCTTAATGATCTCTCAG GGAACACCAATGATGCTAATGGGGGATGAATATGGCCATACACGTTATGGAAACAATAATAGCTATGGACATGACACTTCCATAAACCATTTTCAGTGGAAACAG TTGGAAGAAAGAAGGGGCGGTCATTTTAGATTTTTCTGTGAGATGATAAAATTTCGCTGCAAGCATCCCATGTTGCGACAAGACAGATTTCTTACCAAA AATGATGTTGCATGGCATGAAGACAACTGGAGCAACCAGGAGAGCAAATTCTTAGCATTTAC GCTTCATGATGATCAGTTTGGAGGGGACATCTATTTGGCTTTTAATGCTCATGATTATTATGTCAAAGCTGCAGTACCTTCACCACCACATAAGAAGAGATGGCACCGAGTG GTTGACACAAATCTGGAATCTCCCAAAGATTTTGTTCCCGAAGGTGTACCATTCAGCAACACCAGTTACAATATCGCTTCATATTCTGCAGTTCTCCTTGAGGCAAAGCCATGA